In Maridesulfovibrio sp., a single genomic region encodes these proteins:
- a CDS encoding LPD38 domain-containing protein codes for MFGTLPERLTEYAIDGHGDLFAERLLFMLNQTFNIGMPQILSPVIEQWADKSLFTGRSIVPVRLQRLRPEAQRDHRTSETAALVGEKTGTSPKRIEHLVNGYFGTLGVYVLSMSDIVTRRLVDAPEMPSRRLDEMPLISSFYRDKPARHSRYLTELYDMVHEANELYATVMAYARAGSPEKAKALMADEENRRLLAKRKGLNPLRRAVGQIETAIRQVYLSLTLTPDQKRERIDLLLERRNAVVRRVMGKKE; via the coding sequence ATCTTCGGGACTCTGCCGGAACGGCTGACCGAGTACGCAATTGATGGCCATGGGGATCTGTTTGCGGAACGGCTCCTGTTCATGCTCAACCAGACCTTCAACATAGGCATGCCCCAGATTCTCAGCCCGGTCATTGAGCAGTGGGCGGACAAGTCCTTATTCACCGGCCGTTCCATCGTGCCCGTGAGGCTGCAGCGGCTCCGGCCGGAAGCGCAGCGCGATCACCGCACCAGCGAAACTGCCGCGCTGGTCGGCGAGAAAACCGGGACCAGCCCCAAACGTATCGAGCATCTGGTTAACGGCTATTTCGGAACGCTGGGTGTGTACGTCCTGTCCATGTCGGACATTGTGACCCGCAGACTGGTGGATGCTCCTGAAATGCCCTCAAGACGTCTTGACGAAATGCCGCTGATCAGCAGTTTTTATCGCGATAAGCCGGCAAGGCACAGCCGCTATCTAACCGAGCTGTACGACATGGTTCATGAGGCCAACGAGCTTTACGCCACGGTCATGGCCTATGCCAGGGCAGGGAGTCCGGAAAAGGCCAAGGCGTTAATGGCGGATGAGGAAAACCGCAGATTGCTGGCCAAACGGAAGGGGCTTAACCCGCTCCGGAGAGCGGTAGGGCAGATTGAGACGGCTATACGGCAGGTTTATTTGTCACTTACTCTGACGCCTGACCAG
- a CDS encoding ankyrin repeat domain-containing protein — protein sequence MNTANPITDGNLLDGLTVEELLRIILENNSAGGLLIEQLQTDENEKKLADTICQFLPFPPIIVSIALKKLIFPLLKMGVDAIATRASIKVITKVPRQDLIRKILLVIARLAADDVKKDAPEAITSEQYQCIAKEHLDVLLVELAAIKDETELLREQNEKIMAVLDQVVAAPLYVPQVKEGDSSVLNFESRMIPFQIDTLKETFKTVDDFLDDSSPFRWMTIVGSAGRGKSRFALELCHGERSLSWKIGFIIDHESTPWNGWVPTSNTLIIVDYVASRVDYIKVILKKISRKTQTFKFKVRVLLLERSAPLVDKKGGLLDDKYFNNPNWFESLSSEAEKELKNTLNTPPVVVIPHFSEAGVRSIFDYFELSTDVEKHIENFTKLVRRGKDGGDVDPKLMTPLYAALYAYCTGLNHGYVLDSLYKVVKAYVDFEKEKYLKVDDKENQESVRQLLAFATMAGGVSLTDDFPDCIDFLGNGKTYIYKDSRLSDALECSNSTILSPWEPDLVGELFVLEELGRPRGLNFVPAVNSAKLLACAVSSNPGVFVDFMVRAAMDFPDHPSMSFLFSGKYLPEGLSDYNVLVLLALHQQQVENRQTSDQEWKEKFWTVLNQYTEERQMNDRLFLLLLFLSPDSKFSRLCEFYSEGKVELSDEQIHFFTIYAAEQGIFNALRFCLEHGASVDQANDKTGTFPLLMAAQEGHAPVVDLLLSGGAEPNQANDKNGTFPLLQSAQEGHAPVVDLLLSGGAEPNQANDKNGTFPLLQSAQNGHAPVVDLLLSGGAEPNQANDKTGSFPLLMAAQEGHAPVVDLLLSGGAEPNKIDKLDGGFPLLMAAQNGHAPVVDLLLSGGAEPNKIDKLDGGFPLLMAAQNGHAPVVDLLLSGGAEPNQANDKTGTFPLLQSAQNGHAPVVDLLLSGGAEPNKIDKLDGGFPLLMAAQNGHAPVVDLLLSGGAEPNQANDKTGTFPLLQSAQNGHAPVVDLLLSGGAEPNKIDKLDGGFPLLMSAQNGHAPVVDLLLSGGAEPNQAHDKTGTFPLLQSAQNGHAPVVDLLLSGGAEPNKIDKLDGGFPLLQSAQNGHAPVVDLLLSGGAEPNQANDKNGTFPLLMAAQEGHAPVVDLLLSGGAEPNKIDKLDGGFPLLMAAQEGHAPVVDLLLSGGAEPNQANDKNGTFPLLQSAQNGHAPVVDLLLSGGAEPNQANDKTGTFPLLMAAQEGHAPVVDLLLSGGAEPNQAHDKTGTFPLLQSAQNGHAPVVDLLLSGGAEPNKIDKLDGGFPLLMAAQNGHAPVVDLLLSGGAEPNQANDKNGSFPLLMAVGKNCYDVVKLLLERGADVHQRHPQFDIPLSEIARGLELDELMKLLLEYEHLV from the coding sequence GTGAATACCGCTAATCCTATTACTGACGGAAATCTTTTAGATGGTCTGACCGTAGAAGAATTGCTCCGGATAATTCTGGAAAACAATTCCGCTGGCGGCCTGCTTATTGAACAGCTTCAGACAGATGAAAATGAAAAGAAATTGGCAGATACCATCTGTCAGTTTCTTCCCTTTCCCCCAATTATTGTTTCGATTGCTCTTAAGAAACTGATTTTTCCGTTACTGAAGATGGGAGTCGATGCAATTGCGACTAGGGCCAGCATAAAAGTTATTACAAAAGTTCCGAGGCAGGATCTGATCAGAAAAATACTTCTGGTCATCGCCAGGCTGGCTGCGGATGATGTTAAAAAGGACGCTCCGGAAGCAATAACCAGTGAGCAATACCAATGTATAGCCAAAGAGCATCTTGATGTTCTGCTTGTTGAGCTTGCCGCGATAAAGGACGAAACCGAGCTGCTCAGGGAACAGAACGAAAAAATCATGGCTGTATTGGATCAGGTTGTTGCTGCTCCACTGTATGTCCCGCAAGTTAAGGAAGGGGACAGCAGTGTTTTGAATTTCGAGTCGCGCATGATCCCTTTTCAGATTGATACGTTGAAGGAGACATTTAAGACTGTAGACGATTTTCTGGATGATAGTTCTCCTTTCAGATGGATGACGATTGTTGGTTCCGCTGGTCGGGGTAAGAGTCGTTTTGCGCTTGAGTTGTGTCATGGAGAGCGAAGTCTTTCATGGAAAATTGGGTTTATTATCGATCACGAATCCACTCCATGGAATGGATGGGTCCCCACAAGCAATACCCTGATTATTGTGGATTATGTCGCATCAAGAGTAGATTACATTAAGGTAATTCTGAAAAAGATAAGTAGAAAAACGCAAACATTCAAGTTCAAGGTGCGTGTGTTGCTGCTGGAGCGCAGTGCTCCTCTTGTTGATAAGAAGGGGGGATTGTTGGATGATAAATATTTTAATAATCCTAATTGGTTTGAATCTCTCAGCAGCGAAGCCGAAAAGGAATTGAAAAACACTTTGAACACTCCCCCTGTGGTCGTCATTCCGCATTTTTCGGAAGCAGGGGTTCGAAGTATATTTGATTATTTTGAGTTATCCACGGATGTTGAGAAGCATATTGAAAATTTTACAAAACTTGTACGGCGAGGGAAAGACGGTGGCGATGTTGATCCGAAACTGATGACACCTCTTTATGCCGCGCTTTATGCCTATTGCACTGGATTGAACCATGGTTATGTTCTTGATTCTCTGTATAAGGTTGTTAAGGCCTATGTCGATTTTGAGAAAGAGAAATATTTAAAAGTAGATGACAAAGAGAATCAGGAATCAGTTCGCCAACTGCTGGCTTTTGCAACTATGGCCGGAGGTGTTTCGCTGACTGATGATTTCCCTGACTGCATAGATTTTTTGGGAAATGGCAAGACTTATATATACAAAGACAGCAGGTTGTCTGATGCTTTGGAATGTTCCAACTCCACTATTTTGTCCCCGTGGGAGCCTGATCTTGTAGGTGAGCTTTTTGTACTGGAAGAATTGGGCCGTCCTCGCGGATTAAATTTTGTTCCCGCTGTGAACTCCGCTAAACTGCTTGCCTGTGCCGTAAGTAGTAATCCCGGCGTGTTCGTGGATTTTATGGTGCGGGCGGCAATGGATTTCCCGGATCATCCTTCAATGTCATTTTTATTTTCCGGGAAATATCTGCCAGAGGGGTTGTCTGACTACAATGTTCTGGTCCTCCTTGCTCTTCACCAGCAGCAGGTTGAGAACCGGCAGACATCTGACCAAGAGTGGAAGGAAAAATTCTGGACCGTCTTAAATCAGTATACAGAAGAAAGGCAGATGAATGATCGTCTGTTTTTGCTGCTACTTTTTCTTTCTCCAGACTCGAAATTTTCCAGGTTGTGTGAATTTTATTCTGAAGGCAAAGTGGAATTGTCAGACGAGCAGATTCATTTCTTTACCATCTACGCCGCAGAGCAAGGAATTTTTAATGCCTTGCGGTTTTGTCTTGAGCATGGAGCATCCGTTGATCAAGCGAATGATAAGACCGGAACGTTCCCGCTGCTTATGGCCGCGCAGGAAGGTCACGCTCCCGTAGTCGATCTTCTTTTGTCGGGCGGTGCTGAGCCTAATCAGGCGAATGATAAGAACGGAACGTTCCCGCTGCTTCAGTCCGCGCAGGAAGGTCACGCTCCCGTAGTCGATCTTCTTTTGTCTGGCGGTGCTGAGCCTAATCAGGCGAATGATAAGAACGGAACGTTCCCGCTGCTTCAGTCCGCGCAGAATGGTCACGCTCCCGTAGTCGATCTTCTTTTGTCTGGCGGTGCTGAGCCTAATCAGGCGAATGATAAGACCGGATCGTTTCCGTTGCTTATGGCCGCGCAGGAAGGTCACGCTCCCGTAGTCGATCTTCTTTTGTCTGGCGGTGCTGAGCCTAACAAAATCGATAAATTAGATGGTGGTTTTCCGCTGCTTATGGCCGCGCAGAATGGTCACGCTCCCGTAGTCGATCTTCTTTTGTCTGGCGGTGCTGAGCCTAACAAAATCGATAAATTAGATGGTGGTTTTCCGCTGCTTATGGCCGCGCAGAATGGTCACGCTCCCGTAGTCGATCTTCTTTTGTCTGGCGGTGCTGAGCCTAATCAGGCGAATGATAAGACCGGAACGTTCCCGCTGCTTCAGTCTGCGCAGAATGGTCACGCTCCCGTAGTCGATCTTCTTTTGTCTGGCGGTGCTGAGCCTAACAAAATCGATAAATTAGATGGTGGTTTTCCGCTGCTTATGGCCGCGCAGAATGGTCACGCTCCCGTAGTCGATCTTCTTTTGTCTGGCGGTGCTGAGCCTAATCAGGCGAATGATAAGACCGGAACGTTCCCGCTGCTTCAGTCTGCGCAGAATGGTCACGCTCCCGTAGTCGATCTTCTTTTGTCTGGCGGTGCTGAGCCTAACAAAATCGATAAATTAGATGGTGGTTTTCCGCTGCTTATGTCCGCGCAGAATGGTCACGCTCCCGTAGTCGATCTTCTTTTGTCTGGCGGTGCTGAGCCTAATCAGGCGCATGATAAGACCGGAACGTTCCCGCTGCTTCAGTCCGCGCAGAATGGTCACGCTCCCGTAGTCGATCTTCTTTTGTCTGGCGGTGCTGAGCCTAACAAAATCGATAAATTAGATGGTGGTTTTCCGCTGCTTCAGTCCGCGCAGAATGGTCACGCTCCCGTAGTCGATCTTCTTTTGTCTGGCGGTGCTGAGCCTAATCAGGCGAATGATAAGAACGGAACGTTCCCGTTGCTTATGGCCGCGCAGGAAGGTCACGCTCCCGTAGTCGATCTTCTTTTGTCTGGCGGTGCTGAGCCTAACAAAATCGATAAATTAGATGGTGGTTTTCCGCTGCTTATGGCCGCGCAGGAAGGTCACGCTCCCGTAGTCGATCTTCTTTTGTCTGGCGGTGCTGAGCCTAATCAGGCGAATGATAAGAACGGAACGTTCCCGTTGCTTCAGTCCGCGCAGAATGGTCACGCTCCCGTAGTCGATCTTCTTTTGTCTGGCGGTGCTGAGCCTAATCAGGCGAATGATAAGACCGGAACGTTCCCGTTGCTTATGGCCGCGCAGGAAGGTCACGCTCCCGTAGTCGATCTTCTTTTGTCTGGCGGTGCTGAGCCTAATCAGGCGCATGATAAGACCGGAACGTTCCCGCTGCTTCAGTCCGCGCAGAATGGTCACGCTCCCGTAGTCGATCTTCTTTTGTCTGGCGGTGCTGAGCCTAACAAAATCGATAAATTAGATGGTGGTTTTCCGCTGCTTATGGCCGCGCAGAATGGTCACGCTCCCGTAGTCGATCTTCTTTTGTCTGGCGGTGCTGAGCCTAATCAGGCGAATGATAAGAACGGATCGTTCCCGCTGCTTATGGCTGTTGGGAAAAACTGTTATGATGTGGTAAAGTTGCTCTTGGAAAGAGGTGCCGATGTACATCAAAGACATCCTCAGTTTGACATTCCCTTGTCAGAGATAGCCCGAGGACTGGAACTTGATGAGTTGATGAAATTGCTTTTGGAATATGAACACCTGGTTTAG
- a CDS encoding LPD38 domain-containing protein produces the protein MVHVLLDGKPVYSHIGDLILLRALTSVHLQSWNNMVMKTARFFKRLLTAGVTSTPDFMLRNIVRDTVHAWGVDRTGTFKPLVGSFKGTIKTMRKDADTVRMMAAGAAFHGGYSYGHDPGAGKLVVEKLIRKHGIDEDSILDTPKKLARFMKYGWDRWQDLGSSFENATRARLYEGVKAKGGTHLEAAYEAKDIMDYSMGGDWPAVRFLCETVPFFGARMTGLQRLGRGAYENPQGFLAKGAMVALASVLLYLNNRDREEFKELEHRDRDNYYHFFIGDQHFRMPKPFEIGGYLRDSAGTADRVRN, from the coding sequence GTGGTTCACGTCCTGCTGGACGGTAAGCCGGTCTATTCTCACATCGGAGATTTGATACTGCTCCGGGCTTTGACTTCCGTGCATCTGCAGAGCTGGAACAACATGGTCATGAAGACGGCGCGTTTCTTCAAGCGGCTGCTGACTGCCGGCGTCACTTCCACACCCGATTTCATGCTCCGGAACATTGTGCGCGATACCGTGCATGCCTGGGGCGTGGACCGGACAGGGACTTTCAAGCCGCTCGTCGGGTCCTTCAAGGGCACAATCAAGACCATGCGCAAGGATGCGGACACTGTCAGGATGATGGCTGCAGGCGCGGCATTCCATGGCGGTTATTCATATGGCCATGATCCGGGGGCCGGTAAGCTGGTGGTGGAAAAGCTGATCAGGAAGCACGGCATTGACGAGGATTCAATCCTGGATACTCCCAAGAAGCTTGCCCGGTTCATGAAATACGGATGGGACCGCTGGCAGGACCTTGGCAGCTCATTCGAGAACGCTACCCGGGCGCGGCTGTATGAAGGGGTGAAGGCAAAGGGCGGAACCCATCTGGAAGCCGCATACGAGGCCAAGGACATCATGGATTATTCCATGGGCGGCGATTGGCCTGCAGTCCGGTTTCTGTGCGAGACTGTGCCGTTCTTCGGTGCGCGTATGACCGGCCTGCAGCGTCTTGGACGGGGGGCTTATGAGAATCCGCAGGGCTTTCTAGCCAAGGGAGCAATGGTCGCGCTGGCATCCGTCCTGCTCTACCTCAACAACCGGGACAGAGAGGAGTTCAAGGAGCTCGAGCACAGGGACCGGGACAACTATTATCATTTCTTCATCGGGGATCAGCATTTCAGGATGCCCAAGCCTTTCGAGATAGGGGGCTATCTTCGGGACTCTGCCGGAACGGCTGACCGAGTACGCAATTGA
- a CDS encoding DUF5675 family protein, giving the protein MRRFTPLDATLMRRPYTDQGTIGVLTIPEADFRCFSIELPWRENQDSVSCIPPGPYFLFRRWSDHWNSFVYQFRNVPGRSAVQVHWGNVAGDKALGYRTNSLGCVLLGSVVCEIWGHLAVGNSKPTFRRFLNAALGRELLLNIREA; this is encoded by the coding sequence ATGCGCAGATTTACACCTCTTGATGCGACCCTTATGCGCCGTCCGTATACCGATCAGGGCACCATCGGCGTGCTGACCATTCCGGAAGCGGACTTCCGGTGCTTTTCCATTGAGCTGCCATGGCGGGAGAATCAGGACTCTGTTTCCTGCATTCCGCCGGGGCCCTATTTCCTTTTCCGCCGCTGGTCCGATCACTGGAACAGCTTCGTCTACCAGTTCCGCAATGTGCCGGGCCGCAGTGCCGTTCAGGTCCACTGGGGCAACGTGGCCGGCGACAAGGCTCTCGGCTACCGCACCAATTCGCTGGGCTGTGTGCTGCTTGGGTCTGTTGTCTGCGAGATCTGGGGCCATCTGGCCGTGGGCAATTCCAAACCGACATTTCGCAGATTCCTGAATGCCGCCCTCGGCCGGGAACTGCTGCTGAATATACGGGAGGCTTGA